The proteins below are encoded in one region of Saccopteryx leptura isolate mSacLep1 chromosome 1, mSacLep1_pri_phased_curated, whole genome shotgun sequence:
- the TBCC gene encoding tubulin-specific chaperone C codes for METASCSAPVGGNGDRILVPERLQRREQERQLEVERRKQKRQNQEVEEEKSDFIAATFARERAAVEELLAGGESVERLEEVAARLQGLQKLLSDSVLFLPAYDVRQGQEALARLQEALADRCQQVQPKKRFAFKTRRKDAPSAAKVEAAPGAPAAESILASSPPLKEEGGLGSGWLCGFSNLQSQVLEKRAEELHQRDVLLTQLSNCKIKLYGNPNTLRLTKARSCTVLCGPVSASVFLDDCSDCVLAVACQQLRVHTTRNTRIFLQVTSRAIVEDCNGIRFAPYTWSYPGIDKDFESSGLDRSKNNWDDVDDFNWLARDEASPNWSILPEEERMISWD; via the coding sequence ATGGAGACTGCTAGTTGCTCCGCTCCGGTGGGAGGAAACGGGGACCGGATCCTGGTGCCTGAGCGGCTTCAGAGACGAGAACAGGAGAGGCAACTGGAGGTAGAAAGACGGAAGCAAAAGCGACAGAaccaggaggtggaggaggagaagagcgACTTTATCGCCGCCACCTTCGCTCGGGAGCGAGCAGCCGTGGAAGAGCTTCTAGCGGGCGGGGAGTCCGTCGAACGGCTGGAGGAGGTGGCCGCTCGGCTTCAGGGGCTGCAGAAACTTCTCAGCGATTCGGTTTTGTTCCTGCCCGCCTACGACGTGCGGCAGGGACAGGAGGCGCTAGCGCGGttgcaggaggccctggccgacCGGTGCCAGCAGGTGCAGCCCAAGAAGCGTTTCGCATTCAAGACGCGGAGGAAAGATGCCCCTTCGGCCGCCAAAGTAGAGGCGGCTCCTGGCGCCCCGGCGGCGGAAAGCATCCTGGCCTCCTCGCCGCCCCTGAAGGAGGAGGGAGGCTTGGGCTCCGGATGGCTCTGCGGCTTCTCCAACCTGCAGTCCCAAGTCCTGGAGAAGAGAGCGGAGGAATTGCACCAGCGAGACGTCCTTTTGACCCAACTGAGCAACTGTAAGATCAAACTGTATGGCAATCCCAACACCCTGCGGCTGACCAAGGCCCGCAGCTGCACGGTGCTCTGCGGCCCGGTGTCCGCCTCTGTGTTTCTGGATGACTGCAGTGACTGCGTGCTGGCCGTGGCCTGCCAACAGCTCCGGGTACACACTACGAGAAACACCCGCATCTTCCTTCAGGTGACTAGCCGGGCCATCGTGGAGGACTGCAACGGGATCCGGTTCGCCCCTTACACCTGGAGCTACCCCGGGATCGACAAAGACTTTGAGAGCTCTGGTTTAGATAGGAGCAAAAATAACTGGGACGACGTTGACGATTTCAACTGGCTGGCCCGGGATGAGGCCTCCCCGAACTGGAGTATTCTTCCTGAAGAAGAGCGAATGATCTCGTGGGACTAA